From Erigeron canadensis isolate Cc75 chromosome 8, C_canadensis_v1, whole genome shotgun sequence, one genomic window encodes:
- the LOC122610128 gene encoding putative F-box/FBD/LRR-repeat protein At4g00315: MDFDHENVRLVVSEDRLSSLPDELIHKILSCIDDTKFVVQTCLLLSPRWKLLWKSLPCLSFVSRRFPTIRKFSKFVTNALSRRNNHVEVSSVKLDYDGAASQAFVKKIANYAFSHNVQELIVISWPKNYYEYPPCLFSSTSLKHFTFSSKLLRSDFTPKIPKTPWNFPALTTLNLSEITLCEDEREYLDLFSKCVNLKNLSLNTVIVEAKVFDIITPRLSSLVLMDVRRSPVINVIAPQLENLTISGCSINHLDAAPGLSSFAYTGYGPPKWFKGRFRSVNKVSVCLSFHRSNKLYDEGDARETISMLQELQSAKFLMLNFDIVECLSAYPHLLSHLPSPFSNLICLNIDSKMRSDAYKVNVSTEARNFLLENSPSATFIMDIPEEPPTKAMIAKQARETKRAKLIADIDNCMKELQTELEQQNMLPAEREVAKEKAKLGVEKLMAELQEILVRKRLMENEPGKEMESVEIYKLAARMMAQIIACLEEITRLIEQDYDNAHVISSKKVRVRSLLEAMPKRQKAEIEARYSHQLEETESMCNRLTSKYRDMCSYLQKTMDVFKEVASDYNSTFHIISSRALPLVSQLSSSSTSVSF, translated from the exons ATGGACTTTGATCACGAGAATGTTAGACTGGTTGTGAGTGAAGATAGATTGAGCAGTTTGCCTGATGAACTTATTCATAAAATCCTCTCTTGTATTGATGACACCAAGTTTGTTGTTCAAACATGTTTGCTGCTGTCTCCAAGATGGAAGCTTCTCTGGAAGTCATTGCCTTGTCTCAGCTTTGTTAGTCGTCGTTTCCCTACTATACGTAAATTCTCCAAGTTTGTGACAAATGCTCTTTCTCGTCGCAACAATCACGTGGAAGTGTCTTCGGTAAAGCTAGATTATGATGGAGCAGCCAGTCAAGCTTTTGTGAAAAAGATTGCAAATTATGCTTTTTCTCACAATGTCCAAGAATTAATTGTCATTAGCTGGCCCAAAAACTACTATGAATACCCTCCTTGCCTCTTTAGCTCTACATCTCTAAAGCATTTCACTTTTAGCAGCAAACTACTTAGATCTGACTTTACACCTAAAATACCTAAGACACCTTGGAACTTTCCCGCCTTAACTACTTTGAATCTCAGTGAAATCACATTGTGTGAGGATGAGCGTGAATACCTTGATCTTTTCTCCAAGTGTGTGAACTTGAAGAACCTTTCTTTGAATACTGTCATTGTCGAGGCTAAGGTATTTGACATCATTACCCCTCGACTTTCCAGTCTTGTGCTTATGGACGTCAGGCGTTCACCTGTTATCAATGTGATTGCACCTCAACTAGAAAATCTCACTATAAGTGGTTGCTCAATCAATCACTTGGATGCGGCACCCGGACTTTCATCTTTTGCTTACACAGGTTACGGTCCTCCTAAGTGGTTTAAAGGTCGTTTCCGTTCTGTAAACAAGGTGAGTGTCTGTTTGTCCTTCCATCGTTCAAACAAGTTGTATGATGAGGGAGATGCTCGTGAGACTATTAGCATGCTTCAAGAACTCCAAAGTGCCAAATTTCTTATGCTTAACTTTGACATTGTTGAG TGCCTTTCCGCATATCCACATTTGCTGTCACATCTTCCTTCACCTTTTAGCAACTTGATTTGCTTAAATATAGACTCCAAGATGAGGTCGGATGCATACAAAGTAAACGTGTCTACCGAAGCTAGAAACTTCTTGCTTGAGAACTCTCCAAGTGCCACTTTCATCATGGATATACCCGAG GAACCACCTACAAAAGCAATGATTGCAAAACAGGCTAGGGAGACGAAAAGGGCCAAATTGATTGCTGACATTGATAATTGTATGAAAGAATTGCAAACGGAACTAGAACAGCAGAATATGCTGCCTGCTGAGAGAGAAGTGGCAAAAGAAAAGGCCAAACTAGGTGTTGAGAAACTGATGGCAGAACTTCAAGAAATATTGGTCAGGAAAAGGCTGATGGAGAATGAGCCTGGGAAAGAAATGGAATCTGTTGAGATTTATAAGTTAGCGGCTAGAATGATGGCACAAATTATAGCTTGTTTGGAAGAGATAACTCGTTTGATTGAGCAAGATTATGACAACGCTCACGTCATCAGCTCAAAAAAAGTGCGGGTCAGATCATTGTTGGAAGCTATGCCTAAGCGACAAAAAGCAGAAATAGAAGCACGCTACTCTCACCAGCTCGAAGAAACAGAATCAATGTGTAATCGTCTTACCTCAAAGTATCGTGACATGTGTTCCTATTTACAGAAAACCATGGATGTTTTTAAAGAAGTTGCGTCTGATTACAACTCAACATTTCACATCATTTCTAGTAGGGCACTTCCCCTGGTATCACAGTTGTCCTCTTCTTCAACAAGTGTAAGTTTCTGA